The window CATGGCCTGCAGGAGATAGTATtaaagagtagacgagaatACATGGATTTGTGTCGTATTGACTTTTTGggagagctcggtcgctacgtgctcggtcgctacgtagtgaccgagcttggcttgagctcgatcgctacgtagcgaccgagcttggcttgtgcATGGTCCGATGGCCATACTTGAGCTTGTCCatggccgatttggatacatgtctgttgccttcggacaatcagTATTTAAttgttcgattgagatttgaacaagattttaccacaaggctcttcgtaaagatttctttaagaagattactttttgtaaaaatgttcctgctgatttttacggactttcagataTTGATTCCATCGTAAccaattttgaccccaacacacacttgctgagattgtttgaaggaaccaaagttGACCTCCAACATTAAACTTGACATAACTGCTTTTATtgtggcttggtatacatgggattggattcttcaaacaagtctgAAAGGTAAAGTCTTGTGTAGATTTATCACTTTTTATCTCTCTATTTTGACCTTAGATTTATAGgtagattgaaaaaaaaaatgatattaattATGTGTTAGTTAGGTGGAATccgaacaggacttggtggctacaaccattaaagCTTGCTTCGTAAGGATTCCAACAAAAAGAATTCGAACGGGACTTGGTGGCGGCAATCATCAAGGTTTGATTCATATGAATtattggatataggtcaaaaagaagtgaacaagACTTAGTGGCAACatccattaaggcttgattcatggaagcctgtccaatttTGGTCAATGAACCTGCAATAAGCATACTTTTACTAAAGAGAGAAATTAGAAGAGAGAAAAgataggaactaacttttacctgcagatccagatacttgtttaaaaatccttgcatcctgtgattgATATTCCCAAGGTAAACCTACACTTTTATTTACGCAAATAAATGAGGTTGGCAGAGGGGAATGTTAgacaaaatttgtttaagtTGCTAGCTagatgaatttggttgctaagctaggatatggtGTAAATTGCTTTTATGGTTAGGACTTTTAAGATatggattgcaatattgtagaggtgatgattctgAGTTATAAATCATGTGAGTTCCTCATGTTTTTAAACCTCTCTCGGAGAGACTGCTCTGttgtgttttgcttgaggacaagcaaaagagtAAGTCTGGAGAAAGTTGATAGACCAtgtattttacccatttttaaccATGGTTTATGagtgttttaagatatattattactatatagagtctatttataGAAATTACTGGTTCAAGTACTATCTGAAAGAAAATGATGTATTTGGAGCTATTTGGAGACTTTCTGAGCTTTGCTGGATGGTCGATTATTTGTCTGAATATCGACCAATTGTTACCAAGGAATAACGATCGATGATGAACCCTTCATGTCGATCAACGGCGAAGCCACCCGAGAGTTAATGACAAATTAGAAGAATTAAAATTTCACAAAAGTTTCAATAATTACATGTTAAGTCCAtggccgcctgttaggctatttATTAGGGTTTTGAATCATTTTAGAGGCAGACTTGCCTAGAGACCTTTTTAGACCTAGTTTGGAGGCAGCAAGAGGCCACCATTGAAAGGAGAGAGCTTATAATTAGAGAGATAGATCAACattgcaaaacagagaagatcttgaactcctttgtTTTATTCATTTTGTTGCTTCCTCTATTTACTCATTTTGTTTAAGTATTATTCAGACCATCATAACTATGTGTTCCAtgaatatgtctgagtagtcTTTATTGTTAGATTTTGGTTTCTCAATAGGTTGATAAATGTATTACTGACAACAACAATTGTTAGAGAGTTTAGAAATATAATTCTTTCATCCAGTTATGCTTAAAGCTAAATTTAGGATTGATCACCctttaaatttagattttagGATAAATTGGGATCAAGCCATTGCTTGACTCAATACCTGAAAATAACTAGCATGATCTAACTGACTAGATACAGACGAGAGTTGGTTTAGTGAGTTAGAGAATTTAGATCAAACCTATCCGTAAAGCTCTCTGGaagaagtatcgatcgacgcaacGATAGCCCTATCGATCGATTTTTTGAAAGGTGTCTCGATCGATATTCATAAcgaataatcgatcgacactttctcgtGATTAACATACGAGAGTTGAAATCCGAGATCCATATTAGATAATCAGATTGATTATATCTACAGTTTGAATTCAAAAATGATTAATATTAAACCCCTAAAAACCCAAATTAAGTTTTACTTATCACACCTGAGAATATACCTGAATCTAACTATTTCTCCCAACTGTTAACAACCCCAAAAAAATCAATCGAGCAATATACTTCTTGCTCACCACTCCATTAACTGCTCTAAAACTTATAAACCATTTAATCTAGATTTATTCCAAAACCATAATCTATtgtgtaatcctagagtctctatggattcgatccctaagtactacatctgaacatCTTATTtcagagagtaattcactccttaggataatttgagtgatatcacatACACCGTTTCTTGAAGTTCTCCGTGTAAAAATGCTGTCTTGACATCGAGATGATGCACCTCCCATTCTTTAGTTGCCGCCAAACTGATAAGCAAGCATACGGTTTCTAGACAAGCAACAGGCACAAACACTTCCTCGAAATCAACTCCATGCTTTTGAACATACCCCTTTGCAACCAAACGAGCTTTGTACTTGTTAATACTTCCATCACcgtttcgtttgattttgaaaaccCATCTCAAACCTATTGGTTTTACTCCTGGTGGAAGATCAACTAAGCTCCACGTTTCATTCCTTATGATAGATTGTATATCATCCTCACAAGCTAATATCCACTACGTTATCTTTCTTGCTTCTTCGAAGCCTTCTGGCTTGCCATTAAGAATCAATAATAActtttctccttcttcttctgcaAGCAAAACGTAATCCTCAAGGTATTTGGGCTTCACGACTTGTCTCTCACTTCTTTGTAATGGTATCTCTTCAGCTACATCCTCACTAGACTCTCCTTCGACCTTCTCCTCTTCGGGAACCTTCACGATAGGTTCGCCATTATCAGTTATAGCTTCTGTTACGAATTGATCGTTCTCAACACAAATTCCTTCAATGCCATGGTTTCCAAATTCTCCTAGAGTAACATTAAAGTCGCCATTATGATCTGTTTCATCTCTATTCCAGTTCCAGATTTTAGATTCATCAAACACAACGTCTTGGCTGACGACTATCTTTTGTCTCTCAGGATCCAACAGTCGATATGCTTTTGATCCAGGCTCTGTGCCCAGATGTACAAGCATATGTGATCTGTCGTCGAGCTTTTTAAGATGCACATTCTCGACTTGTGCATATCCTATGCAACCAAAGATGCGTAGATGTTGGATGTTAGGTTTCTTTGATCGGAAGACTTCGTGTGGCGTCTGATCATTGAGTACTCTCGTCAATATCATGTTCAAGAGATAGGTTGCATGTCGTATGGCTTTGCCCCACAGAGAGTTTGGCATATGAATATGCTTTAAAATACTGTGTGACATCCCTAGTAGAGCCCTATTTTGCCTCTCCACCACCCTGTTTGTTGTGGGCTGTATGCAGCTGTGAGATGTTGCTTTATACCCGAGTCTTCGCAGAATGCATTGAATTCATTGGACACAAATTCTCCTCCTCTATCTGTTCTGAGCATCAATATCGTTTCCTTCGTCTCTTGTTCCACCATACTCTTCATCTTCTGGAACCTCTGGAATGCATCACTTTTCTTTTTGAGCAAAATTATCCACATATATCTCGAGTGATCGTCAATGAGCACAAAAATATACTTGTTTCCGGCTTGTGTATTAGGTGTTATAGGGCCGCAGAGGTCTCCATGTATCAGCTGTAATACTTTCGAGGCTCGGAACGTAGTTGATTGAGGGAATGAGCCTCTCACTTGTTTTCCCAACAGACAAGAAGGGCATATCTCTTTCTCGACATTAACATTCGGCATTCCACTGACTAGGTCTCTCTGTATCATCGTCTTCATCGTGTTGTGATTAACATGCCCGAGTCTTGCATGCCATCTATTTGATTCCCTGATATATGCTAAGTTTAGCTGCGCCTTGAGTCCCATTCATACCTTATAAAGACGATTTTGTGATCTCTGTGCCTTGACAAGCAACTTACCGTGTTGATCACACATTGTTCGATTCTCTCCTCGCAGCCTTATATCACATCCGGACTATGTTGCTTGTCCGAGACTAATGATGTTGCTTCTCAACTCCGGAATGTAGTAGACGTTGGTCATCTTCCTTGGCTCTCCGTTCATATCTATGAAAGATATGGTGTCCTTTCCCTTTATATCAATGCGTGAGTCATCCCCGAATCTCACTTTTCTGGTGACTGAACTATCCAACTCAGAAAAATATCTCTTGTCTCCTGTCATATGATTACTTCCCCCATTATCTAAGTACCATATGTTTTCTGCTCTGGAGTTTGCCTCGCATTTGTCTGGTAGACAGTTCTTCTCTTTTAGATACACCACCTCGTGAATCATAAGCTCATCCGCATCATGTGTCTCACTATTGGTATTCTCTTGAGCTTCCTGTAGCTTCAAAAATCGATCAGGGCAATCCGTCGCGTAGTGCCCTATCTTGTCGCAACGATACCACGTGATATTTGTTGGATCTCTCCACGTATTGCAACCTCTTTCGCGTCCTCTGTTATTCCAACGTCATCCTCGTCCTCTGTTCTTGTTGTAATCTCTCTGATACTCTTGGTTTGGACCCTCATTGTTTGTGTACATGAGTTTGGTCTGATCTTCATGTGGTTCCTCATTCTCTTGTATACGTTCCTCATAAGTTTTCAAACGACCTATGATATCCTCATAACTTGTAGTATTTAGGTCTAATACTTGCTCGAGGGACGCTACAATGTGGATGTATTTTTTACGAGGGAGGCTTGATAGGAACTTCTTGTCGAGTTTAGGTTCTTCGATGCTTATCCCTAGGGCCGAGGATTTAGATGAAATCTCAGCAAGATTTCCTCCAAACTCATCAATGGTTTCATTATCCTTCATCTTGAGTCGATCGAACGCGATTCATTAAGGTTTTAACCTAGCTTCTTTGACTCTTTCTGCCCCTACATGCCTTGTCTTAATCGCTTCTCATACCTTTTTTGCTGTATCGAGTTCTCTAACTTTAAGAATAAGACTTTCTGGTATAGATTGGAATAATAAAGCTTTGGCCATGCAATTTTTGTCTCCCTCGGTTGTTTCTTCACCTTCCACGATCTCCCAAACTTTGTGTATCTGTAACGCAAGCTTCATCCTGATAGCCCAAATGGTATAGTTTGTGGAGCTCAACATCGGACACTTTATTGTAGAGGATCCTCCACTGTCTTTCGTCTTCCCGGTTGCAACGATGATATCTCCCATCTCGTCctaaagctctgataccaaatgtagAATTTAAGGATCGAACGTAACTTGATCTCAAAGAAATTACTCTTCTTTATTGCCTTAGAAAAACTCACTCAAAACTAAGCTCTCAAGTCTCAATCTCAAACTCTTATGTGATACTTCCCCTACTcggtatctatatatatatatatatatatatatatatatatatatatatatatatatctaaagtCCTAAACACAttaaatataagatatttaGATAACTCCTAAATACTAAGGACTTTCCTATTTCCTAATCCATAACTCGGTAGGAAATAGAGAACTTGATTCTCAAGTTATTTAATTGAATTGAAATTGGGTTACtctttatttaaatgaaaaaggATTTCGTTAGCTGATCTCCCAAATGGCATGTTAGCATGTCCTTGAGAACGAATCCTTGGTGATTTTGACGTCATATTTGACTTATCAAAACAAGTCATCTTTGTCATGTCACTTTTTCGGCCAGTCAAATTATAACGTCCACTTAAATTTTGTTCTCAAAAATATTATGATTGCAATTTTGCTACAACAACTAATGTTTTAATCATGACCCACCTCTTAACTCTCTCAAGCCCAAATACTCTCAACTAACCAAATAGCAGATGACCACCTCTAAGAAGTTATTCTCCCACCTAACAATTATAGTGTCTATCATCACTCCCAGTACAAACTTGGTGCTTCGTGGTAATTTCTAAACCTGAAAGACTCttcctttttctctctctcgatCTATGCATTCACTTCACAGTCTTCATCTCAGTTTCCTTCCTTTGTTCCCTAAAAAACTTCTAAAGCTCATTTTAATAAGACTTAATAAACTAACAAGATTTTGAGAATTCTATTCGGGAGGGGAGACATGATCCAAGGAATTACTGAACAAGATATTGAAAAAGCTGAAAGCCCCAATAAAGATGTTGAAAAAGCTAATAGTTCAAGGAAGCCAAAAGTTACCGAACAAGATATTGATGAAGCAGAGAGTTCAAACAAGCATGAAATCAGTTACCAAGATGATGATGAGAAGTTTGCAGAAATATTAGCAAAGATGAATATGCTCATTCATATTGGTGCAGAATCTCCGAAGTTTCAAAGAAAAGGGGAAGGTTCGTGTAGCATATTCAAGATTCCCCAAAGCCTGAAGAAGAACCATCACAAGGGCTATGAGCCTGAGATAGTGTCAATAGGTCCTTACCATCACGggaaagagcatctccaaaTGCTCGAGGAGCATAAACATCGTTATTTGAAACTTTTCCTTGGTGAGGCAAAAGATGGTGTCGATACCAACACTTTGGGtagaaaaataattcaaatggAGACAGCTATCCGGAACTCTTACTCTGAGAAGCTAGTAGTTATAAAACCGGAATTCCTCAAAATGATGCTCCTCGATGGTTGTTTCATTCTTATGTTGTTCTTCTTCATATCAAGACACGTTCTCTCAAGTAAGAAGTCGCCAAATGATCGTATTCTGACAACGCCATGGATCCTCTCCACCATCCGGAGTGATCTTCTGCTTTTGGAAAATCAGGTTCCTTTAATTCTTCTCAACACACTTTTGAAAGAATCAAAAATATCTGTAAATCTGGAGAAACTTGCATTCAAGTTCTTTAACCTTTCAGTGGCTGAGAAAACAAAATCTCAGAACCTTGAAGCACAACATTTGCTTGATCTGATTCGTAAGAACTTCATAAATGGTACTTCTCAGAGTCCTGAGAAAGGACCATCAAATTCTCATTATGATGATTCGAGACTG is drawn from Brassica rapa cultivar Chiifu-401-42 chromosome A05, CAAS_Brap_v3.01, whole genome shotgun sequence and contains these coding sequences:
- the LOC103868308 gene encoding UPF0481 protein At3g47200-like, which codes for MIQGITEQDIEKAESPNKDVEKANSSRKPKVTEQDIDEAESSNKHEISYQDDDEKFAEILAKMNMLIHIGAESPKFQRKGEGSCSIFKIPQSLKKNHHKGYEPEIVSIGPYHHGKEHLQMLEEHKHRYLKLFLGEAKDGVDTNTLGRKIIQMETAIRNSYSEKLVVIKPEFLKMMLLDGCFILMLFFFISRHVLSSKKSPNDRILTTPWILSTIRSDLLLLENQVPLILLNTLLKESKISVNLEKLAFKFFNLSVAEKTKSQNLEAQHLLDLIRKNFINGTSQSPEKGPSNSHYDDSRLILSANRLRLQGIKFKASHYQPSSKKTSGYVPRRSSREETILDIKLNGNELHIPPIVFDGFISSVLLNCVAFEQLSTKCSNNITSYVVFMGCLMNDEADATYLSEKGIIQNYVGNGSDVSQFFKFICKDVAFDMSNSYLKEEFEGINNYTSNRWNVECARFKHLHFDSPWTVLSSFAVLAAILLSVLQTIFGGLSYLHHCK
- the LOC103868324 gene encoding uncharacterized protein LOC103868324; protein product: MGDIIVATGKTKDSGGSSTIKCPMLSSTNYTIWAIRMKLALQIHKVWEIVEGEETTEGDKNCMAKALLFQSIPESLILKVRELDTAKKMKDNETIDEFGGNLAEISSKSSALGISIEEPKLDKKFLSSLPRKKYIHIVASLEQVLDLNTTSYEDIIGRLKTYEERIQENEEPHEDQTKLIGRERGCNTWRDPTNITWYRCDKIGHYATDCPDRFLKLQEAQENTNSETHDADELMIHEVVYLKEKNCLPDKCEANSRAENIWYLDNGGSNHMTGDKRYFSELDSSVTRKVRFGDDSRIDIKGKDTISFIDMNGEPRKMTNVYYIPELRSNIISLGQAT